A window of [Clostridium] innocuum genomic DNA:
GGGGAAGTACAATCACGTAAGCTATGACAAGGACACTCTGTATGTACAGTGCAGAGAGCAGGCAGACCCGGAAAAGGTCATCCGGCAGTTTCTCGATAAGCTGTGCAGGGATGTGTTTCTGGACATTGCCACACTGACATTTCGCTCTTTGAGCAATTACCATCTGGAATTTCCGGACGTAAAAATTCGGGATATGAAAAGCAGATGGGGAAGCTGTACACCGGCCAAGAACTCGATAACACTGAACCGGAAGCTGATTCATTATCCGTTCGAGTTCATCGAATATGTGGTGCTGCATGAATTTGTTCATTTCATTCAGCCGAATCACTCCAAGGCGTTCTACAATATTATAGAGAACTACATGCCGGATTATAAAACACGCATGGAAATGGTCAACTAGGAAAAGGAAAAAAATATTATGGTACATATCATTACAGACACATCTGCACTCTTTACGGTTGCGGAAGGAAATGACATGGATGTTCATGTGATTCCTCTCTGCGTCAGTATCCAGGATGAGCATTACCGGGATTTATGCTTTGACACGTCATCCTTTCTGAAAAAGGTTCGCTCAGGAGGTATTCCGACAACCTCACAGCCGCCGATTGGCGATGTGCTGGCTGCCTACGAGGAGCATGGTGATGAAGAAATCCTCAACATATGTATGGCAGATGGTCTGTCCGGTACGTATCAGACAGCGCTGATGGCGAAGGAACAGGCGCCCAATGCAGACAGCATAACGGTATTGAATTCACAGACTCTGTGCGGGCCGCACCGCTATCTGGTGGAAAAAGCGGTAAAGCTTCGTGATGAAGGGAAAAAGGCAGCGGATATTGTCGCAGCCTTAAAAGAAAGCATGGCACATGAGCATTCCTTTCTGATTCCGCAGGATTTCAGCTTCTTAAAGCGCGGCGGGCGTTTAAAGCCGGCAGCGGCCAGTATCGGCGGGCTGTTGAAGCTGAAGCCGGTCATGCATGCAGTGGAGGATGGAAGCCGTCTGGATAAATTTACAATAACACGTACATTGTCCAAGGCAGCAGATTCCATTATCAGCTATTTCCGCGAGCATGGTGTGGATGCGGCCTATCGTATTTCTGTATCTCATGCAGATGCGTTAGCGGATGCACGCTTCTTTATAGACCGATTGAAAAATGCGTTCCCGAATACAGAGCTGGAGCTGTTAAAGCTTTCACCGGCCTTTATCACACAGGGGGGACCGCAGTGTATTGCAGTTCAGTATATTCGCAAATAGAGTGGGAACACTCTATTTTTGTATAGGAGGCTCTATATGGGAAAACAAAACAGAAGAAACCGCTGCCTGCTGGTCGGCTATGTTGTGCTGGTGATTGCGGCAGGACTGTTATCAAGAAGCACGCTTCCCTTGCCGAACTGGTTTCGGGAATACGGAGGAGATACGCTGTGGTCGATGATGATGTATGGAATCTTCGCACTTCTGTTTCCCGAGGCCAGAGTGAAATCGCTGTTGATCGCTACGCTGCTGTTTTCCTATCTGATCGAATGCTCGCAGCTGCTGGATTATGACTGGCTCATTACGCTGCGTGCAACACCACTACGCTATCTGCTGGGACAGGGCTTTGTATGGAGTGATCTGGTATGCTACAGCACAGGCTGTATATTGGCGTGTTCACTGGATGTGATTATGTTAAAAAGGAGACATGATATTTATGGATAAGGAATTTTTGTATGATATGCTGAGGACACCAAGTGTCAGCGGACATGAAATTGCATTGCAGAAAAAGGTGATTCAGCATATGGAACCGGTTGCGGATGAAATTCTGACGGATGCGACCGGTGATGTGATCAGCGTTGTGAATCCGCATGCAGAGGCAAAGGTTCTGCTGTGCGGGCATATTGATGAAATCGGCTTTCTGGTCACCCGGATTTGCGAGGATGGAATGCTGAAGGTGACAAAGGCAGGCGGTATCCATCCGGTTCTGTATCTGGGGACACATGTACAGGTTGTCTGTGCTTCACAAGTCCTGCCCGGTGTCGTTGTGACAAACCGTACGCTGGAAAGTAAGGAACAGGTGCAGGTGGAGGATTTGTTTATCGATCTGGGCTTTGACAGCAAGGCCGAGTGTGAACGCTATGTTTCCATCGGCGATCCGGTATGTGCTGCGAGTGAGTTCACTGAGCTTGCACAGGGAAAGCTTGCCGGACGTGCATTGGATGACCGTATCGGTGCCTTTATCATTTTGGAGGCATTGAAAAAAGCCAAACAGAAGCAGACTGCCTGTGGAATCTATGCGGCGACAACCTGTGGTGAGGAAACGACCATGCGGGGAGCCTATCATGTCGCAACCCGTGTGCAGCCAAGCTGTGCATTGATTGTGGATGTGACCTTTGCGAGTGATTATCCGGGCGTCAGCGGTGATGCGAGTGGAACCGTGAAGCTTGGCGGGGGTGCTGTATTATGCTCCAACAGCATGATCAACAAGCCTTTGAATGCGGCGCTTGCTGCGATTGCCGAGGAGCATCAGCTGGATGTACAGTGGGAGGTGTTTGCCGGAAAGGCCGGAACGGATGGCGATGTTGTCCATTTTACAAACGGTGGCGTGCCGGTTGCTCTTATTTCCATCCCGCTGCGTTATATGCATTCCTCCATTGAAACTGCAAGCTATCAGGATTTGGAAACGATCATTGAACTGATCAGCAAATTTCTTGTTCGCTTTGATGACAGCTTTTCATTTGATCCGTTTCCGTGAGGCAGGGAGGTATGTGTATGCGCTGTGCTGACATATTGCATGTTATTGAGGAACACTATCCGCTGTCCTATGCGTTGGACTGGGATAATTGCGGATTGCAGACAGGTCGCTTCGATAAGGATGTGCAAACGATTTACATTGCACTGGATGCCGGTGATGCGGTGATTGCGGATGCAGTGACAAATCATGCAGATTTTCTGATTACCCATCATCCACTCCTGTTTAACGGTATCAAGCAGATTCACAATCAGGATTTTATCGGCAGAAGGATAATGGAGCTGATTCAGAAGGGGATGTGCTGCTATGCCATGCATACCAATTACGATGTGCTCCGCATGGCAGAGGTGGCTGCGCAAATGCTGCAGCTTAAGAAAACAAAGGTACTGGAGGCTACTAATGAAGACGGGAAGGGGATTGGACGGTATGGTATGCTGCCGGAGGCAATGCCGGTTTTTCAGCTTTGCGAACAGATCAAGCAAACCTTTGAGCTGCAGGGCGTGCAGGTTTATGGTGATGTAAGCAGGCAGGTTCAGCGGATTGCGATTTCTCCGGGTGCGGGAAACAGTATGATTACGCATGCACTTTACAAACAGTGTGATGTTTTGATTACCGGAGATATTTCTCATCATACTGGCATTGATGCGGTGGCACAGGGGCTTGCTGTGATTGATGCCGGACATTATGGTATTGAACACATCTTTATCCAGGATATGGCGGCATTTCTGTCGGAAAAGCTGAAGGGTGTCAAAATCATATCTGCACCGCTGTGTCATCCGTTTACGATTGTGTAAATTTTTTATTATAATGCTTTCTCTAAAATAATATACATAGCTGAATAGATATAGGGGAAAAGTTGGGAGGAAATAGACTATGAGCATACTTCTTACGTCCACAGTTATTGTCGCTTTAATTAGTTTTTACAAATGGAAACAAAGCCAAGCACTGGAAAGGATAACCGATAGCAGGGCAGAATGGAGAGAAGGATTACGGAAGATAGCGATTGATATTTTAGAAGCTGATGATTATGATGAACGCATTTTATTATCTGAATTGAAGGTTCGTATAAACACAAAAGGGTTGATGTTAAGGCTTAATAATTTAAATTCGGAGCAAGATAAAAATGATTATTTCATGCAGGATGGTTATATCTGGGAACTTATAAAAAAAATTGAGATATCTAATGGAAAAAGTCAAAAAGACATGTTAAAGCAAAAACTTGTTGAAGCTATCAGTCTGTTAATCAAATATGACTGGGATCGTTCTAAGCATGAAATCACATCAAATCAAGTGACAAAATTTAATCGTATGACATATCTGCTATTGGTGTTAACCGTGATATTAGTAATCGGTTATATTTTTTCTGTAAAGGATATAAAGTTCGATTTAGCATTTGCGCTGTTAATGATAATAGGGCTTCCTATTATCATTCCGTTTATTTATCTATGGTTAGATAATGAATATCATAACTATAGAGACTATGATAATCTGAATAATCATAATAAAAAGAAGTTATATAATGTGGAAATCAATAGAATGTCCTCACTTTTATCAGGGTTGGCGATAATGGTTGTCATAGAGCTTGTCTATTTCATCTTTAGTAATGCTTTTGAAGAGAATACATGGCATGCAACGTTAGCTTTGATTATTATGTCAGCTATGGTTTATTTATCACATTATGTATCGGTGCAAGCGTATTCTGAACTAAGTATTTATTCTTATTTTAAAGTAGCAGAATCTATCATCAAAAGCATTCCAGAGATTCACGGATGTAATGGTGACAACACGTAAAACATGTTAGAGATCGTTTGTTTATTTCGATTCTTATGGACAGTCTATATGCAGGGTTTTACACTTCTTCATTTAAAAATTAATGTAGTATTATGAAACGGACATTCTGATAAAAAAAGTGAAAATCAGGATAATCAAATTTGTTATGATAAAACGAGGTATAAGATAATGAAATCACTGGATATTTATGGAACACTAGGGCCGTCTCTGCATACACAGGACGCCCTGTATGAAATGCTTTGTATGGGAATGAATGGTGTCCGCTTGAATCTTTCCCATGTGGATTTGACAGATTGCGAGGAATGGCTGTACGCATTCCACAAAGCACAGGAGCATGCAGGCGTACAGGCAAAGCTGCTCATCGATATGAAGGGACCGGAGCTGCGGGTCGGAAGGCTGAGGGAGCCTGTCTTATTGGAAGAACGGCAGACAGTCGAACTGGGGAAGGATATTCCGATTCCTGTGGAGCTGCTGGCTCATACGGCGGTACAACAGAGGCTTCTGCTGGATGACGGTCGTATTCTTCTGGAGGTGAAACAGGTAAGGGAAGATGCCTTGCTGTGTACTGTTCTGCATGGAGGTGTGTTGAAATCGGGGAAAAGTCTGGCTCCGGTGAACGGTCACATTGAATTGCCGACACTTACAGAAAGTGATATCCGCAATCTGAAGGCCGCCAGGCAGTATGGCGTTACCGGAATCATGCAGCCCTTTGTAAGAAATGCACAGGATTTGATCACGGTGAAGGAAACCCTGAAAAGCATCGAGAATCCGGATTTGCAGGTATATGCAAAAATTGAAAACATGGAGGGGGTAGCGCATCTGAAGGAGCTTTTTCCATACTGCGATCAGATTGTGATTGCCAGAGGAGATTTAGGTAATGCGATGCCGTTATGGGAACTGCCTGCTGTACAGAAGCGGATACAGGATATATGCCGTGTACACTCCATGCCGTATATGGTGGTAACGCAGATGCTGGATTCCATGATGGAGCATCCAGTACCTACAAGAGCTGAGGTCAGCGATATTTTTCATGCGGTTTACCATGGTGCCTCCAGTATCATGCTGACCGGTGAAACGGCAGCCGGCAAATATCCAAGGGAGGCTATGAAATACTTCAGTGAAACGGCAAAATCCGCATTGGTCTGCAGGGAAGAGGTGTTGTAAGCAGATATGAAAAAAGAATCCCTTTTCCATTTATGGGTGGGATTCTTTTTTTGTTTCTTCCTGCGTTTGCAACTGCATGTATCATGTATATAGGGGCAATAACGCCTACATACTGCGCCCGATCACCTCGGCGATTTTTCTTCCCTTGCGGATCACCTCGCCAAAGCGCTCCGGCTTTAATGACTGCGCACCATCACTCCATGCATTTTCCGGATCGTTGTGCACCTCAATGATCAGTCCGTCTGCACCTGCGGCAATCGCTGCCAGGGAAGCGGATTCCACCAGTCTCCAGTCACCGGTCGCATGACTTGGGTCAATGATGATCGGCAGATGCGTTTTCTCCTTGATAATCGGCACTACACTGAGATCCAGTGTGTTTCGTGTGTACGTTTCAAAGGTACGGATACCACGCTCACAGAAAATGACGTTTTCATTGCCCTCGGACATGATATATTCCGCAGCCATGATCCATTCCTCAATCGTATTGGCAAGCCCGCGCTTTAACAGCACCGGCTTGTTGATGCGCCCGACCGCCTTTAACAGATCAAAGTTCTGCATGTTTCTGGCACCGATCTGAATCAAATCCACATGCTCGACGAATTCATCGATTTTATCTGCACTCATCAGCTCACTGACAATCGGCAGCCCATAGGTTTCTCTGGCATGCACCATACATTTGACACCCTCTGTTCCCATACCCTGGAACGCATAGGGACTCGTTCTCGGCTTATATGCACCGCCGCGCAGCATATCGCCGCCGGCATTCTTCACTTCCTTTGCAATATCCATAATCTGGGTATCACCCTCAACGGAGCAGGGTCCGCCGATTACGACGATTTTCTCATTTCCGCCAACCTTGATACCGGCTACATCCACGATGGTATCCACCGGATGAAACAGACGGTTCGCCTTTTTATACGGTGCGGCAATGCGTGTGACATTTTCGACAAACGGATGTGCCTTCACCAGCTTTTCATCGATTTTGGAGGTATCGCCAACCAGACCGAAGACATTGTAATTATCTCCCTGAATCATGGTAACGGACAGCCCCTTGTTTTCAAAGGTATGAATCAGCTTTTCAACCTCTGCCTTGGGAGCATCTTTTTTTAATGTGATAATCATTGTTTCTTCCTCTTTTCTTCTAATCGCTGACAGCATCAATTAAAATGCTGCGATAGGCTTCTTCGATTTCGGTGACGGTTGATTCAATGTCACTGTTGTTTACAGCGACGTAGGCTGCATATTTCTGGTACAGCGGCAGACGCTCGGCATGCATCTTCTCGAGGGCGTCTGTGCTTTTGGACAGCGGTCGGTTCGGATCGGAGCTAATCAGCTTATCCACATCGCGGTCAATGAAAATCGTAATTCCGTTTTGACGCAGGTAATCCATATTCACCTTATGCTTGATCGTACCGCCTCCGGTGGCGATGATTTTATTGTTCAGCTTGCTGACCTCGATTGCCGCTTCTGTTTCAATGGCGCGAAAGCCTGCCTCTCCGCTTTCCTCGAAAATTTCCGGAATGGACTTTCCGGCCTTTTCGATAATGATATCATCCAGGTCAATGAACTCCTTCTGCATACGGTTCTCCAGCATTTTGCCAATGGTTGTCTTGCCGGCAGAGGGCATTCCGATCAATACGATATTGCAGCGCTCGCGCAGCATATCCTGATAGATATCGTCGATGATCTGATCGTCGATACTCTTATCCAGGAAGAACTCCACGGACTGCTTTGCCTGTGCTATCAGCATCTCCAGACCGTTTACACGCTTGATATCCATTTCCTGCGCCTCGAAGCACAGTCTTGTCAGAATCGGATTGTAGATCACATCCAGAACGGCCTCGCATTTATGAAACATGCTGATATCGATCGGAGCATTGCCGATACGCGGGTACATTCCGATCGGGGAGGTGTTGATGATGATTTCCGCATCCAGATGACTGGAGAACATTTCATCATAGCTGATGGCACCGTTTCCTGGCACAACATCGATGATGACCATGCTGCCAGCTGATTCATGCTGTACCACTGCCTGAATGGCAGCACTGGCTCCACCGTTTCCGATAATCAGCACCTTTTTTCCTTCCATGTGTACATTGTGCTTTTTCACCATGTATAAAAAGCCGGTGAAGTCGGTATTATAGCCCTTCAGCTTGCCGTCACGATTGACGATTGTATTTACAGCACCGATTGCTTTTGCATGCTCATCCATTTCATCCAGGTAGGGGATGACATCCTTCTTGTAGGGGATGGTTACATTCAATGCAGTAAACTCCTTTTTCTCCATGAATGTCTTGAATTCCTCTTTGCTCAGCGGTATCAGATCGAAGGTGTAATCTGCAATCCTTTCATGAATATCCTTTGAAAAGCTGTGTCCCAGCTTTTCACCAATTAGTCCGTATCTCATTTGTTCTCTTCCTCTCTTTTCTTAATTTTCTATCATAGAAGCTTGCTGTATCCGGGACAGGCTACAAAAAAAGCATCAACGTTTTCTTCGTTCGATGCTTTTTTTATGCCCTGAAACGCTAAAATAACCACGATATCTCAATGGTTTGTTTCAGGGCTATCTAAAGTAAAAATAATAAGCTGCTGTCTGTATGGATTTGTTCATGGGTATCACTCCTATTGCCATTAGGATACAACACTCTTACGGAAAATGCAAGCATAAGTTTTCATATTTTTGTGAAAATTTATGAAAGAAAATGGAAAATCAGTCACTGGTGTGCGGGTTTTTAATGGAGGTGTGATGTACGATAAAGTTACAGAAGGTGTGTACAGCAGGGGGGAGGTAGCGGTTTTTGACGGTAGCCAGATAAATGTAACGCTCATGCGGCGGATTGGTGATGGTCAGCTTTTTCACCGGAAACTGCTCCAGCATGGCAATATTCGGCACCAGTGCGATACCGTAATTGATGGCTACCAGACCGATAACGGCACTGTCCTCTTCCACCTCGCAGATGATGTTGGGCTCTATGCCCACCTGTTCAAACAGGGAATCCAGCAGCGGGCGGATACCGCTTTGACGATCGTAATAGACAAAGGTTTCCTCCTTCAGCCGGGCAAGGTCAACGCTGTCATGCACTGCCAGAGGATGGCTGCGCGAAACAATAGCGACAACCTCCTCCTGTGCAATCGGCAGAAAATTGATATCCGGCTGATTGTCCACGTAGGAACAGAAGGCCACATCGTACTTTTCCTCCTTCAGCGCCTGCAGAATCTCTGTGGTATTGCCCTGCTTCAGGGAGAATTTGATCTTGCGGTTTTGCGACTGTGCCAGAAAGCTCTGCAGCAGATGGGGAACGTAGTGGCTGCCCAGCGTGTAAATAAAAGCCAGATCGATCCATCCGTTTTCCTGGGAGGTGAGCTCCCGCAGCCGGCGCTCTCCCAGATCGACTTCCTGCAGTCCCTTATCTATATATTCATAAAAGATACGTCCATATTTCGTCAGCTTGATATTGCGCCCCTGCTTTTCAAACAGATAGCAGCCCAGATCCTTTTCCAGAGCGGCAATGGCATGGGAGAGGGAAGGCTGTGTGATGTCCAGCTGATTGGCAGCCTGTGTGTAGTGCTCCGTTTTTGCCAGCACGCGAAAATAGTGCAGATGATTCAGATTCATACGCATACCTCCAGTATTTACCATACGAATAGTATAGCTCATTTATAGATAAAATCTATAGATTTTGTAAAAATTATGAATTGTTTACATGTAAGGGAATATATATAATAAGCGTGTAATGTTTGTGAATACGATAACATTCACAATTAGGAGGCATAGTAATGGGAAAGTATTCTTCGATCTTTGAACCATTGACGGTGAAACAGATGACGATTCCAAACCGTATCGTCATGACGCCGATGGGAACAAACTTTGGTGAGCAGAACGGTGAAATGAGCTTTTTGCACATCAATTACTACGAACAGCGTGCCATGGGCGGTACCGGACTGATCATCGTGGAAAATGCGTGTGTGGATTATCCGTGCGGTTCCAATGGAACAACACAGCTGCGCATTGATCATGACAACTACATTCCACGGCTGTATAAGCTGGTGGAGACGATTCATAAACACAACACGAAAATCGCGATTCAGCTGAATCATGCCGGAGCAAGCGCTGTGGAAGAGCGTATCGGTATGCAGCCGGTCAGTGCGAGTGATGTGCCGAACAAGAAAAACGGGGCAGCACCGCGTGCCTTAAGCAAAGAGGAAATTCTGCATATTGTTGACTGCTATGCGAAAGCGGCAAAGCGTGCACAGATCATCGGCTTCGATGCTGTTGAGATTCATGCGGGACATTCCTATCTGATCAATCAGTTCTTATCTCCGCTGACAAATAAGCGTACAGATGAATTCGGCGGCAGCTATGAAAACCGCGCCCGTTTTGCAAGACTGGTGCTGGAGGCTGTCCGTAAGGAAGTCGGAGCACAGTTTCCAATCATCGTACGCATCAGTGCGGATGAATTTTTAGAAGGCGGCAATACGCTGGAGGATACGCTGAAGCTTCTGGAATACTTCCATGCGGAAGCGGATATCATTGATGTTTCCTGCGGTCTGGTGGATTCCATTCAGTATCAGATCGATGCGAACTATCTGCCGGATGGATGGCGCTCCTATATGGCAAAAGCCGTAAAGGAAGCTTATGCGAAGCCGGTCATCACGACGGGAAACATCCGTGACCCTAAGGTTGCCGAGGATATTCTGGAGCGTGGAGATGCTGATTTGATCGGTATGGGACGCCAGATGATTGCGGATCCAAGCTGGACCAACAAGGTGCATTACGGAAAGGAAGATACGATTCGTAAATGTATTTCCTGTAACATCGGCTGCTCGGGGCACCGCATCGGCTTGAACCGCCCGATTCGCTGTTCGGTCAACCCAAGTGTCAACGAGGGTGAGGAATACCGCAGCTGGAAAGTGAAAAAACCATGCAATGTCGTTGTCATCGGCGGCGGTACTGCAGGTCTTGAGGCAGCATGTACTGCCGCAGAGGTTGGCTGTACGACCTTCCTGATTGAAAAGGAAGACCATCTGGGCGGATTGAGTGTGGAAATTTCCAAGATTCCGGATAAAAAGCGTCTTCGTGATTTCCCGGATTATCTGATTCATCGTGCAGAAAAGCTGCGCAACCTGATTACCTTTACGTCTACAGAGGCAACACCTTCCTTTGTGAAGATGCTGAAGCCGGATTTCATCATCAATGCGACCGGTTCCACGCCGCTGCTTCCGCCAATCAGCGGACTGCGTGAAAACATTGATGCGTCAGGAAGCCATGTCAGCGGCATTCTGGGTATGATTCAGCAGATTGATCAGTATCCAAAGGATCTCAGCGGCAAAAAGGTTTGCGTTGTCGGCGGCGGTGCGGTAGGATTAGACGTAGTGGAATTCTTCGCAAAGCGCGGGGCTGCCGTAAGCATTGTGGAAATGCTGCCGGTTGTCGGGAAGGATTTGGATACCGTTACCAAGGTGGGAACCTACGATATGCTGGAAAAACACAACGTACAGGTACTGACCTCTACAGCACTGCAGGAAGTGCATCCGGATCACTTTGTCGTAAAACGCACCGAGCAGATGGAAACACTGGACTTCGATTACGGCTTTGTCTGCCTGGGTATGCGTGCGTATTCTCCGGTTATGGAGGAGCTGAAGCAGACCTTTGCGGATGAGGATGTAGAGCTGTTCAATATCGGTGACAGCGTACGTGCCAGAAGAATCATTGACGGTGTGGCAGAGGGAAGAAACATTCTCAACGCATTGAAGCAGAAAGAATTTTTATAGAAAAGAAACAGAACACGTTATATAAGGAGGAACCAATTATGGCAGAAAGAATTAGCGGACACACAGAACTGATCGGATTGATTGCGACACCGATTCGTCATTCAAAATCACCAAAGATGCACAATGAGGCATTCGCAAAGCTGGGACTTGATTATGCCTATCTGGCGTTTGAGGTAGGAAACGAAGAGCTGGAGGATGCGGTGAAGGGCTTTAAGGCACTGAAGGTGCGCGGATACAATGTATCCATGCCGAACAAAACCGTCATCGGACAGTATCTGGATCATTTATCTCCGGCTGCTGAGCTGTGTGGTGCTGTCAATACGGTTGTCAATGACAACGGGGTATTAACCGGACATATTACCGACGGTATCGGATATATGCGTTCCTTAAAGGATGCAGGAATTGAGCCTGCCGGTAAGAAGGTTACGATTACAGGAGCCGGTGGAGCTGCGACGGCAATCGAAATTCAGATGGCTCTGGATGGAGTTAAGGAAATTTCCATTTTCAACCGCCGCGATGAATTCTGGGAGCGCGCAGAACAGAATGTGAAAAATATCAACGAAAAAACAAGCTGCAAGGCAACGCTGTTTGATCTTGCGGATACGGAAGCATTCAAGCGTGAAATCGAAGACAGCTATCTGTTTGCCAATGCGACCGGTGTCGGAATGAAACCACTGGAAGGGCAGATGGTTATTCCGGACGCAAGCTTCCTGCGCAAGGATCTGATCGTTACCGACGTTGTCTACATGCCAACGGAAACTGAGCTGCTGCGTGTCGCAAAGGAAGTCGGCTGTAAGACGATGAACGGTCTGGGTATGATGCTGTATCAGGGTGCTGCCGCATTCGAATTGTGGACAGGCAAGGAAATGCCGATTGACTACATGAAAGAAATTCTGGATATCAAATTTTAAATAAACAAACGACATAAGGAGAAAGTTATGAATAAAAAATACTATCCAAGTGCCTTTATCTTGTACTTGAATTACTTCATTCACGGTATCGGCTGTTCCATTCTGGGACAGGCCGTGATCAAGGAAATGCTGGTTGCCCAGTGGGGACAGGGCATGGATGCCATCGGACAGGTGACGATGGTAGCTGCTGCGCTGGGTCTGGGACGTTTGATTTCCCTGCCGATTGCAGGACCGCTGTCCGATAAAATGGGAAGAAAGCTTTCCTCCCTGATCGGTATCGCATCCTATGCGATCTTCTTCATCGGTGTGGCAATGTCACCGAATATGTGGGTTGCCTATGCTGCGGCAATTCTTGGAGGAATCGCCAATTCCTTCCTGGATACCGGTGTCATTCCGGCCTGTGTGGAAATTCTGGAGCCAAGATCCTCTCTGGCAACCATGCTGACAAAATTCTTCATCTCAGCAGCACAGCTGCTGCTGCCGTTCATGCTGGGGGCACTTGCAGGGGCAAGTCTTTCCTACAACGTACTGCTGTACATCAGTGGTATCGCGATTCTGGTGATTGGTGTACTGGTGATCTTTGCACCGATGCCAAAAGCAGAGAAGGCTGCCGGCGAGAAAGCACCGGGACTGCTTGAAAACATCCGCAATTCTCATTTCTCTGCGGAAAGCATCGCATTGATCGTCATCGGCTTTACCTGCACCGCTACCTTCCAGCTGTGGCTGAACTGTGCACAGACCTTCGCAAAGGATCTGGCAGGAGTGAGTGATCCAAGCATGATGCAGACATATTATTCCTTCGGCTCTCTTGCGGCCATCATCGTAACGGCTGGTTTGGTATCCCGCATCAAGGGTGTGCGCTTCCTGTTTGTGTATCCGCTGATAACACTGATCACGCTGGTGCTTGTCTATGTAACACGCAGTGAAACGATGTGCTACATCGGAGCTGCCTTAGTCGGTTACAGTGCCGGTGGTGTGATTCTGCAGCTGGTTACTGCAACTGCCAATGACCTGTTCCCGCATATCAAGGGAACCATCACAAGTATTGTCATGATTATGTCCAGTCTTTCCAATTATACGATTCTCTCTGTTGCAGGTACCATGGATTCCGCACAGATTCTGATGATGAACATTGTGATTACCGTGATCGGTGTATTACTTGCACTGTTTGTCAACCTGCGTTTTCAGAAGCTGGCAGGG
This region includes:
- a CDS encoding Nif3-like dinuclear metal center hexameric protein codes for the protein MRCADILHVIEEHYPLSYALDWDNCGLQTGRFDKDVQTIYIALDAGDAVIADAVTNHADFLITHHPLLFNGIKQIHNQDFIGRRIMELIQKGMCCYAMHTNYDVLRMAEVAAQMLQLKKTKVLEATNEDGKGIGRYGMLPEAMPVFQLCEQIKQTFELQGVQVYGDVSRQVQRIAISPGAGNSMITHALYKQCDVLITGDISHHTGIDAVAQGLAVIDAGHYGIEHIFIQDMAAFLSEKLKGVKIISAPLCHPFTIV
- a CDS encoding pyruvate kinase, with translation MKSLDIYGTLGPSLHTQDALYEMLCMGMNGVRLNLSHVDLTDCEEWLYAFHKAQEHAGVQAKLLIDMKGPELRVGRLREPVLLEERQTVELGKDIPIPVELLAHTAVQQRLLLDDGRILLEVKQVREDALLCTVLHGGVLKSGKSLAPVNGHIELPTLTESDIRNLKAARQYGVTGIMQPFVRNAQDLITVKETLKSIENPDLQVYAKIENMEGVAHLKELFPYCDQIVIARGDLGNAMPLWELPAVQKRIQDICRVHSMPYMVVTQMLDSMMEHPVPTRAEVSDIFHAVYHGASSIMLTGETAAGKYPREAMKYFSETAKSALVCREEVL
- the aroF gene encoding 3-deoxy-7-phosphoheptulonate synthase; amino-acid sequence: MIITLKKDAPKAEVEKLIHTFENKGLSVTMIQGDNYNVFGLVGDTSKIDEKLVKAHPFVENVTRIAAPYKKANRLFHPVDTIVDVAGIKVGGNEKIVVIGGPCSVEGDTQIMDIAKEVKNAGGDMLRGGAYKPRTSPYAFQGMGTEGVKCMVHARETYGLPIVSELMSADKIDEFVEHVDLIQIGARNMQNFDLLKAVGRINKPVLLKRGLANTIEEWIMAAEYIMSEGNENVIFCERGIRTFETYTRNTLDLSVVPIIKEKTHLPIIIDPSHATGDWRLVESASLAAIAAGADGLIIEVHNDPENAWSDGAQSLKPERFGEVIRKGRKIAEVIGRSM
- a CDS encoding M42 family metallopeptidase, whose translation is MDKEFLYDMLRTPSVSGHEIALQKKVIQHMEPVADEILTDATGDVISVVNPHAEAKVLLCGHIDEIGFLVTRICEDGMLKVTKAGGIHPVLYLGTHVQVVCASQVLPGVVVTNRTLESKEQVQVEDLFIDLGFDSKAECERYVSIGDPVCAASEFTELAQGKLAGRALDDRIGAFIILEALKKAKQKQTACGIYAATTCGEETTMRGAYHVATRVQPSCALIVDVTFASDYPGVSGDASGTVKLGGGAVLCSNSMINKPLNAALAAIAEEHQLDVQWEVFAGKAGTDGDVVHFTNGGVPVALISIPLRYMHSSIETASYQDLETIIELISKFLVRFDDSFSFDPFP
- a CDS encoding M48 family metallopeptidase — protein: MDVNKKVVQCRKYPITYTLVTKQVKNINMRISSKGEVVVSANPFVPMDKIDDFVSSKVSWIVKHQKSMQERSQKSMIDDKHIVLFGNSLKIRKTTGKYNHVSYDKDTLYVQCREQADPEKVIRQFLDKLCRDVFLDIATLTFRSLSNYHLEFPDVKIRDMKSRWGSCTPAKNSITLNRKLIHYPFEFIEYVVLHEFVHFIQPNHSKAFYNIIENYMPDYKTRMEMVN
- a CDS encoding DegV family protein, whose protein sequence is MVHIITDTSALFTVAEGNDMDVHVIPLCVSIQDEHYRDLCFDTSSFLKKVRSGGIPTTSQPPIGDVLAAYEEHGDEEILNICMADGLSGTYQTALMAKEQAPNADSITVLNSQTLCGPHRYLVEKAVKLRDEGKKAADIVAALKESMAHEHSFLIPQDFSFLKRGGRLKPAAASIGGLLKLKPVMHAVEDGSRLDKFTITRTLSKAADSIISYFREHGVDAAYRISVSHADALADARFFIDRLKNAFPNTELELLKLSPAFITQGGPQCIAVQYIRK
- a CDS encoding DUF2809 domain-containing protein, with product MGKQNRRNRCLLVGYVVLVIAAGLLSRSTLPLPNWFREYGGDTLWSMMMYGIFALLFPEARVKSLLIATLLFSYLIECSQLLDYDWLITLRATPLRYLLGQGFVWSDLVCYSTGCILACSLDVIMLKRRHDIYG